The following are from one region of the Rosistilla carotiformis genome:
- the lpdA gene encoding dihydrolipoyl dehydrogenase: MNTAQHDLVVLGGGPGGYVAAIRAAQLGMNVACIDENERYGGTCLRVGCIPSKALLESSHLYHDAKTSFSNHGLKIGDVELDLPTMMSRKEKVVDTLTGGINMLLKKNKVTTYNGRGRFISSDTIEIEGKSPARVKAAKTIIAVGSRPMSFPSIEEDGVRIGNSTMALSFPEVPERLVVIGGGYIGLELGSVWNRLGSKVVVLEALDRILTGIDSELASIAKRTFTRQGLEFKMSTFVESAKVQGDLCVIKTKAGETIEADRVLLATGRVPSTDKIGLDAAGVATDKRGFLEVDANYQTSVPGVYALGDCIGGAMLAHKAMEEGVVCVERMTGMGSHFNYDVIPAIVYTHPEIAAVGKTEEQLKEAGIEYKKGMAPYGANGRAHTLGETEGRVKVLADAKTDRVLGVHIIGARAGDLIAEAGAAMEFGASAEDIARCCHAHPTLSESLHEAALGVDGRALHTF; this comes from the coding sequence ATGAATACGGCGCAGCATGATTTGGTTGTCTTGGGCGGTGGACCCGGTGGATACGTGGCAGCGATTCGCGCCGCTCAGCTGGGAATGAACGTCGCCTGTATCGACGAAAATGAACGCTATGGCGGCACCTGTCTCCGCGTCGGCTGTATCCCCAGCAAGGCGTTGTTGGAATCGAGCCATCTGTATCACGACGCCAAGACGTCGTTCTCCAATCACGGTCTGAAGATCGGCGACGTCGAGTTGGATCTGCCGACGATGATGAGCCGCAAAGAGAAGGTCGTCGACACGCTGACCGGCGGCATCAACATGCTGCTGAAGAAGAATAAGGTGACGACTTATAATGGCCGCGGCCGCTTCATCAGCTCCGACACAATCGAAATCGAAGGCAAGTCGCCCGCTCGCGTCAAAGCGGCCAAGACGATCATCGCCGTCGGATCGCGGCCGATGTCGTTCCCGTCGATCGAAGAGGATGGCGTGCGGATCGGCAACAGCACGATGGCGCTCAGCTTTCCCGAAGTCCCCGAGCGGTTGGTTGTGATCGGCGGCGGCTACATCGGGCTGGAACTGGGGAGCGTTTGGAATCGACTGGGCAGCAAGGTCGTCGTGCTCGAAGCGTTGGATCGCATCCTGACCGGGATCGACAGCGAACTGGCGTCGATCGCCAAGCGGACCTTCACGCGGCAGGGCTTGGAATTCAAGATGTCGACGTTTGTCGAATCGGCCAAGGTCCAAGGCGATCTGTGCGTGATCAAGACCAAGGCGGGCGAGACGATCGAAGCCGATCGCGTGCTGCTGGCGACCGGCCGCGTTCCGTCGACCGACAAGATCGGATTGGATGCTGCGGGCGTCGCGACCGACAAACGCGGGTTCCTGGAAGTCGATGCCAACTACCAAACCTCGGTCCCGGGGGTCTACGCTCTGGGCGATTGCATCGGCGGCGCGATGCTGGCTCACAAAGCGATGGAAGAGGGTGTCGTCTGCGTCGAGCGGATGACCGGCATGGGGAGCCACTTCAATTACGATGTGATCCCGGCGATCGTTTATACACATCCCGAAATCGCTGCGGTCGGCAAGACCGAAGAACAGTTGAAGGAAGCGGGGATCGAATACAAGAAGGGAATGGCTCCCTACGGTGCCAACGGCCGTGCTCACACGCTGGGCGAGACCGAAGGCCGCGTGAAGGTCTTGGCCGACGCCAAGACCGACCGCGTGTTGGGCGTTCACATCATCGGCGCTCGAGCGGGCGATCTGATCGCCGAAGCGGGAGCGGCGATGGAATTTGGTGCCAGCGCCGAGGATATCGCTCGCTGCTGCCACGCCCATCCAACGCTCTCCGAATCGTTGCACGAAGCGGCACTGGGCGTCGACGGCCGCGCCTTGCACACCTTTTAA
- a CDS encoding FAD:protein FMN transferase: MNNAASPSENSPSIARPGELISVIRPAMATEFEVLMPADVDREAPEIALEALEWIRTLEGIFSVYRSDSDISKLNREAAERPVRVDPHLFKIVQQAVAISEATGGAFDITAGPLVDAWGFTNRSGRKPSDEELAAALQAVGYQNLELDADQQTIRFKQPGMRINLGAIGKGYALDQAVAMLVTSGVENFLIHGGQSSIVARGSRRPGEPGWPIALSHPIRPQRKLGRVWLQNESLSTSGSGKQFFHYRGQRLGHMIDPRTGWPGGDLLSLTLIAKVAAESDALATGLFVDGIQKATQFVETNQGLGIVGVAEVARSSEVEVVAVAIADERWEPFQESPRDQN, translated from the coding sequence TTGAACAACGCGGCTTCTCCTTCGGAAAACTCTCCCAGCATCGCCCGCCCCGGCGAACTGATCTCGGTCATCCGCCCCGCGATGGCGACGGAGTTTGAGGTGCTGATGCCGGCCGACGTCGATCGCGAGGCGCCGGAGATCGCGTTGGAAGCGCTCGAATGGATTCGCACGCTCGAAGGAATCTTTTCCGTCTATCGCTCCGACAGCGACATCTCCAAGCTGAACCGCGAAGCTGCCGAGAGGCCCGTCCGCGTCGATCCGCACCTCTTCAAGATCGTCCAACAAGCGGTCGCGATCTCCGAAGCGACCGGCGGCGCATTCGACATCACCGCCGGGCCGCTTGTCGACGCTTGGGGATTCACCAACCGCAGCGGACGCAAGCCGAGCGACGAAGAACTTGCCGCGGCGCTACAGGCTGTCGGATACCAAAACTTGGAACTCGACGCCGACCAGCAAACGATCCGCTTCAAACAGCCGGGGATGCGGATCAACCTCGGGGCGATCGGCAAAGGTTACGCCCTGGACCAAGCCGTTGCGATGCTGGTCACCTCGGGCGTAGAAAACTTCCTGATCCATGGCGGGCAGAGCAGCATCGTGGCCCGCGGCAGCCGGCGGCCTGGGGAACCGGGCTGGCCGATCGCGCTGAGCCATCCGATCCGCCCGCAACGCAAGCTCGGCCGAGTGTGGCTGCAGAACGAATCGCTTTCGACAAGCGGTTCGGGGAAACAGTTCTTCCACTATCGCGGCCAACGACTCGGCCACATGATCGACCCGCGAACCGGCTGGCCCGGCGGCGATCTGCTGTCGCTGACTCTGATCGCGAAAGTCGCCGCCGAATCGGACGCGCTGGCGACGGGGCTGTTTGTCGACGGGATCCAGAAAGCGACACAATTCGTCGAAACGAACCAAGGGCTGGGAATCGTGGGAGTCGCCGAGGTGGCTCGCAGTAGCGAAGTTGAAGTCGTCGCGGTGGCGATCGCCGACGAGCGTTGGGAACCGTTCCAGGAGAGTCCACGCGATCAGAACTAG